The window ATTGAGGGTGAGTTTGGTATTATGGCCAATCACATACCCTTTCTTTCGGCTCTTGGCATAGGTAACCTTCATTATAATGACGGTACCCGTACTCACTATGTATTCGTTTCCGGCGGCTTTGCTGAAGTCGGAAATAACAAAGTGACTATCTTAGCTGAGGTTGCTGAAAAGGCCGTTGAGATCGATCTCGCTCGAGCTCAGAAAGCTCAGGAAAAGGCGAAAGCTCGTATGGCGAAAGCAAAGGATAGTATTGAATCAGCGCGTGCGCAGGCTGCTCTTCACAGAGCTATTGCTCGCTTAAGCTGCAAAGATGCTGCCTAGTATGCCCGAAGCATAGACTCGTAAGAGTTTATTTTCAGGCTCAAAAGCCCCATGGCTATTCAGGAGCAGACTGTTAAACAGTCTGCTCCTTTTTTTGCGGGAAATTCCAGTCAGAAAATTATCCATCAATTGAAGGTGAAAGATCATTCTCAATTATACAAAAATTTGAAAATAGCTGTACTCAAAAGAAATTATACCCGAGTTATATTCGGTAATTACTCAAATCATTTATATTTAAATGACGTTCGCATAACTATCTGGAATAGTGCAATTCTAGTCGTAATTTTCGTTCATTTTTTTTTCATTTTTAAATCTTTGTTCATTTACTCCGTTAGTGCAACCTGATAACTAGTTGCCTGTACTAAATACGGAGAGATTATGATACACGATTTATTTGCTTGTGCCTTAGTCCTTGCAGGAGGAAAAGGAACACGTATGCATTCTGAAAAGCCTAAAGTTCTTAAGACTCTTTTGGGCGAATCAATGCTATATTATGTTTACAACGCTTTGCGCCCATCCATCGGTGATGAAATATTTACAATAGTTGGTTTCGGCTCTGAGTATGTTGAAGATTCTTTTCCTCAAATGAAGGATCGGTTTGTTCTTCAAAAGGAGCAGCTTGGAACAGGGCATGCCTTGCAGCAAGGCTGGGACCGGATTAAAAGTTCCGGTTACGAGTATTGTCTGGTTGTAAACGGGGATACTCCGCTTATCAGTGCTAAGGCTGTCAGTAATTTTCTTGAAGCAGTTAAAGAAGACGGTGCGGACTTGTCATTTGTTACAATCACCCCTCACGAACCTAACCAGTTCGGACGGGTCATTCGTAATAAAGCCGGTCAGGTTACGGCAATTGTAGAAGCCAAAGATTATGACGAGTCCATTTACGGAGTTGCCAGCGGTGAAGTGAATGCCGGAATTTACTGCCTTAAAATTTCTGCGATTGAAGAATTGGTGTTCAAGCTTACCAATGAAAACAAAAGCGGTGAGTATTATATTACTGATTTAGTTGATCTCGCGGTTGAACGCGGGATGGCTGTTACTGCCGTCGGTTGTGGAGATTCTACTAAACTTATGGGCATCAATAGTCCGTATGAGCTTGCAAAGGCAGAATCAACTCTTAGACTGAGAATTGCAGAAAAATGGTTGCGCTCCGGAGTAATACTTCATAATTGGGAGTCAGTAGTGATCGGCCCACGCGTAACCATCAAGCCGGGAGTGGAAATAACCGGCCCGTGCGAGCTTTACGGTGAAACTTCAATTGCATCCGGCGCAGTAATTAAATCTCATGTTGTAATAACTGATAGCAGTATTGATGAGAATGCAGAAATTAAGGCGTACAGCCATCTTGAAGATGCGAAAGTCGGACCTCAGTGTTCTGTCGGTCCATATGGACGTCTTCGTCCAGGGGCTGTACTTGAAGAAGGATCAAAGATAGGTAATTTTGTTGAGGTGAAAAAGGCTATCCTTGGAAAAGGAGCAAAAGCCAGTCATCTTACCTACCTCGGAGACAGTGAAATCGGGGCAGGAACAAATATCGGTGCAGGGACGATTACCTGCAATTACGACGGAAAAAATAAGTTTAAAACAATTATCGGTGAAAATGCTTTTATCGGCAGCAACACAGCTCTAGTGGCTCCTGTTACTGTCGGGAACGGTGTGCTTATAGCAGCCGGATCAACTATTACTAAAAATGTGAATGACGGTGATTTAGCTGTTGCTAGATCAAGACAGGTCAACATTTCCCGGACTTCTCAGAAGTCTTGATTTTGTAAAGATAAGGTATTAGGTTAGAAGAATGGAAATAATCGCTCAATTGGAAGAACGTTTCGATAAAATGCTGCAGAAGATTAAACAACTGGAAGAGGAAAATGCATTTCTTCTTGAAGAACTCGAGCAAGAGAAACAACGTAAGGACGAAGTCCGTAGTCGTATCGAGTCTCTTCTGAATAAAGTTGAAGGAAATCTTGAATAGGAATTTTTATCTTTATGTTCGGGATTTAGCCTTTTTTATGGTGTAAGCTCGAATGGATGATAATAAAATTCTAGAGGATGATGGTAGTTATACAAATATGCCTCGTTACACTATACCGGTTCTCGGCCTTGAAATATCGTTCAAGACTGATGCGGACAAAATAAGAATAGAAGCCGCAAAGGATGTGCTTGAAGACCGGTTCGGTGAACTTACTCGAGGCGGAAAGGATGTGAGCAGGGAAAAGTTGCTGACTTGTTTAGCCCTGAGCCTTGCTGATGACTATCTTGAAAACAGCCGCAAGCTAGAAATGATGGAAGAGAAGATAAACGCGCTATTAGAGAAGTGATTTGTAGTCGTTAAGATGATTACAATTTAGGATATAGATATATTTCCCTGGGGAGTTCGTGATTGCCCTATAGATTCTGAACCAATATATTGAAAAAGGGAGCAAGTATCATCGGAGTGGTGTGCATGCCCGGTTTACCGGGAAGCCTGAAATTCCGAGTACAGCGCCCACCTGTTAGACTCGGTTCTAACTTCTACGGCAACACGGCGCTCCGGGGTCCCTAACAGGATTTCCAGAATTTATGACAATTAAAGGGATATTAGTTGTCATAAAGCTGTTTAGTCCGCTACTCCTCTGCTAACAGCCTCCGTCTCTTTTCTATTCTCCATGGAAGATTGTTACCTCTGATCGTTTGTTGATCGGTAGTGAAAAATCAGGTCTTAGAGGGCCTGTCAACATAAAAGGAGAATGGCATGGTTGGGGATTTCTTTCTAATATTATTGGGAATGGCCCTGGGTGCCGCAGGCGGATATGCCCTGCACCGATATGTGAATTCTAAGCGTATAGCAGATTCACAAGGGTTAGCTGACAGGATTGTGCAGGAGGCTCGTAAAGAAGCCGAAGCCATGAAAAAAGAACTCAGACTCCAAGCTCAAGCTGAAGTATATACTCTCAAAAAAGAGCAGGAAAATGAGTTTAAAGAAATTGAACGCGGCCTGAAAAAACAGGAAGAGCGTCTTCAGGAAAAAGAAGAGCGTCTTGAGAAAAAGCTTGAAACTGTAGCAGCAAAAGAGTCTGAAGTACTGGCTCTTGAAAAGCGCATGATCAAGCAGGAAAAGAAACTCGAAGAACTTCGTGAAGGCCTTGAAAGAAGAAAAGATGAGCACGAGCGCAAATTGCAGGAAGTTTCAGGGCTGACTGTTGAAGAAGCTCGCGAAAAGCTCATGACGGAAATAGAAAGCCGGACTCGCCACGAAGCCGGGAAAATGGTTCGTGCGATTGAAATGGAAGCAAAGGAAGAAGGCAGCCGCAAAGCTCGTAAGATTCTTGCTCTTGCTATTCAGCGTTACTCCGGTGACTACATTAATGAACAGACAGTCACAGCTGTCGGTTTGCCTTCAGAAGACATGAAAGGACGTATTATCGGGCGTGAAGGTAGAAATATCAGAGCTCTCGAAGCCGCGACAGGAGTTGATCTTATTATTGATGATACTCCTGAAACCGTTGTCCTTTCCGCATACAGCCCGCTTCGCCGTGAAATAGCAAAACAGGCTCTTGAAAGACTTATTCATGACGGTCGTATCCACCCTGCCCGCATCGAAGATGTTGTTGCTAAAGTTGAGCAGGAAATGGATGTTAAGCTTCGGGAAATCGGTGAACAGGCTACATTTGATGTAGGTGTTCACGGTATTCATCCTGAGATTGTAAAACTTCTCGGACAGTTGCAGTACAGAACCAGTTATTCTCAGAATGTACTTCAGCATTCACTCGAAGTTGCGTTTCTTTGCGGCATTATGGCTGCGGAACTCGGAATGGATGAGAAGATTGCTAAACGTGCAGGTCTGCTTCATGATATCGGTAAAGCTGTTGACCATGAAATCGAAGGTCCTCATGCTGTAATCGGTGCTGATCTTGCTAAAAAACATGGTGAATCCAAAGAGATTATCCATGCGATTCAGGCTCATCATGAAGATATTCCTCCTCAGTCAATTCTGGCAACACTAGTTCAAGCTGCAGACAGCCTTTCCGGAGCACGTCCCGGAGCAAGAAAAGAACTTCTCGAAAACTACGTTAAGCGTCTTGAAGAACTTGAAAATGTTGCTACCGGATTTGAAGGTGTATCAAAAGCATACGCAATTCAGGCCGGTCGCGAGATCAGAGTTATGGTCGATGCTGAAAAAGTTACCGATGATAACACTCATATGCTCTGTAAAGACATTGCTACTAAGATTGAAAACAATATGACCTATCCAGGTCAGATTCGAGTAACCGTTATACGCGAACGTCGTTCCGTAGGTTATGCTAAATAGATGAGTTTTATAGCGGCCCGGAGGGTCTGTCCCTTCGGGCCGACCTTCCATCCGCTTCTTTATTTCCTCTACAAATTTCAGATCAGCCGCTAGGTGAGCACAGTGCGGATTCTTTTTCTCGGTGACATATTCGGCAGACCCGGACGCAAGGGTATTGCACTAAAACTGACTGACCTCCGAAAGAAGCTCAGTCTTGATCTTATTGTGGCCAACGGAGAAAACGCTTCATCCGGGGTAGGTCTTTCTCTTAAAAATGCTAAAGAGCTTCTCGAGTGCGGGATTGATGTTTTAACATCCGGAAATCATATCTGGAAATTCCAGAATTTATACTCGTATCTTAATTCCTGCGATAGAATCGTCAGGCCTGCCAATGTTGCTGAAGGTGCTCCCGGGAGAGGCTGGACTTCTTTTCGAATACGGGAAGGGTTATCGATAGCTGTTGTGAATCTTCAAGGTAGAACTTTTATGAGCGCGTGCGAATGTCCGTTTCGCTGTGCTGACAAAGTGCTTGAAGAGATCCCGCCTGAGATAAAGATAATTTTAGTAGATTTTCATGCTGAAGCAACGTCTGAAAAGCAGTGTCTCAGCAGGTATCTGGATGGTCGTGTTTCGGCTGTTTTCGGAACGCATACTCATGTTCAGACCAATGATGCGAAAATACTTGAAAACGGGTGCGGGTATATCACGGACGCAGGGATGTGCGGTCCTGTTGATTCGTGCCTTGGACTTGCCGCCGGACCAGTGATCAAACGATTTGTGACAGGATTACCCCAGAAATGGCGTGTTGCCGGTGGCCCTGTTGAACTGCAAGGCGTTTTACTTGAGGTTGATGAGGTAACTGGAAAAACTGTTTCCATTGACGCTTGGAAGACAGATCAGATTATCGGATGCTGAAAATTAATATGTTTAAATTTGCTTTTTTATAGGGCAATCACGATAAATTCAATAAAGAGGTTAACATGAATATTTATGACGAACTTAAGTGGCGCGGTTTGATTCATCAGGTTTCTGACGAAGAAAAGGTACGCGAATATTTGTCTACTCCCGGCAGGAGCATGTATTGCGGCTTTGACCCGACTGCGGACAGTCTGCACATTGGTAATCTGGTCCCTCTTCTTTGCCTTGTGCGGATGAAAAGAGCCGGACATAATCCGTTGTTTCTCCTTGGAGGGGCAACCGGACGAATCGGCGATCCAAGCGGGAAGGATAAAGAACGTGAGTTTTTGAGTATTGATAAGATTGAAGCTCAGGCTGCAAATATCAAAGCTCAGATTGAAGCTTTTTGTGAGCGCAATACAGGTTCTAAGGCAGAAGTCGTTAATAACTATGACTGGACAAAAGGTATTTCCTTTCTTGAAATGCTCCGTGATGTAGGTAAGCATTTCACTGTAAACTGGATGCTTGCCAAAGAATCTGTTAAAGGCCGTTTCGGACGCGAAGATGTAGGTATTTCTTATACAGAATTCAGTTACATGCTTCTTCAAGGATTCGATTTTTATCATCTCTTCAATGAAAAAGGATGTCAGTTGCAGATTGGCGGCGGCGATCAATGGGGCAATATTACTGCCGGTTGTGAGCTTATTCGCCGTAAGGCAGCAGGCGAAGGTTTTGCGCTAACCTTTCCGCTCATTACTACTGCTTCCGGTAAGAAATTCGGTAAAAGTGAAAAGGGCGCAATTTTCCTTAATGCTCAAATGACATCTCCTTATGCTTTCTATCAATTCTGGATCAATACTGATGACAGGGACGTCATTAACTTCCTTAAGTTTTTCACCTTCTTGACTGAAGAAGAAATTGCAGAGCTTGAAAAAAGCCACGCGGAAGCTCCTCATATGCGTA is drawn from Desulfovibrio gilichinskyi and contains these coding sequences:
- a CDS encoding F0F1 ATP synthase subunit epsilon, encoding MASKLLLEIVTPDRKVLSQEVDYVGAPGIEGEFGIMANHIPFLSALGIGNLHYNDGTRTHYVFVSGGFAEVGNNKVTILAEVAEKAVEIDLARAQKAQEKAKARMAKAKDSIESARAQAALHRAIARLSCKDAA
- the glmU gene encoding bifunctional UDP-N-acetylglucosamine diphosphorylase/glucosamine-1-phosphate N-acetyltransferase GlmU, with the translated sequence MIHDLFACALVLAGGKGTRMHSEKPKVLKTLLGESMLYYVYNALRPSIGDEIFTIVGFGSEYVEDSFPQMKDRFVLQKEQLGTGHALQQGWDRIKSSGYEYCLVVNGDTPLISAKAVSNFLEAVKEDGADLSFVTITPHEPNQFGRVIRNKAGQVTAIVEAKDYDESIYGVASGEVNAGIYCLKISAIEELVFKLTNENKSGEYYITDLVDLAVERGMAVTAVGCGDSTKLMGINSPYELAKAESTLRLRIAEKWLRSGVILHNWESVVIGPRVTIKPGVEITGPCELYGETSIASGAVIKSHVVITDSSIDENAEIKAYSHLEDAKVGPQCSVGPYGRLRPGAVLEEGSKIGNFVEVKKAILGKGAKASHLTYLGDSEIGAGTNIGAGTITCNYDGKNKFKTIIGENAFIGSNTALVAPVTVGNGVLIAAGSTITKNVNDGDLAVARSRQVNISRTSQKS
- a CDS encoding cell division protein ZapA → MPRYTIPVLGLEISFKTDADKIRIEAAKDVLEDRFGELTRGGKDVSREKLLTCLALSLADDYLENSRKLEMMEEKINALLEK
- the rny gene encoding ribonuclease Y, coding for MVGDFFLILLGMALGAAGGYALHRYVNSKRIADSQGLADRIVQEARKEAEAMKKELRLQAQAEVYTLKKEQENEFKEIERGLKKQEERLQEKEERLEKKLETVAAKESEVLALEKRMIKQEKKLEELREGLERRKDEHERKLQEVSGLTVEEAREKLMTEIESRTRHEAGKMVRAIEMEAKEEGSRKARKILALAIQRYSGDYINEQTVTAVGLPSEDMKGRIIGREGRNIRALEAATGVDLIIDDTPETVVLSAYSPLRREIAKQALERLIHDGRIHPARIEDVVAKVEQEMDVKLREIGEQATFDVGVHGIHPEIVKLLGQLQYRTSYSQNVLQHSLEVAFLCGIMAAELGMDEKIAKRAGLLHDIGKAVDHEIEGPHAVIGADLAKKHGESKEIIHAIQAHHEDIPPQSILATLVQAADSLSGARPGARKELLENYVKRLEELENVATGFEGVSKAYAIQAGREIRVMVDAEKVTDDNTHMLCKDIATKIENNMTYPGQIRVTVIRERRSVGYAK
- a CDS encoding TIGR00282 family metallophosphoesterase — translated: MRILFLGDIFGRPGRKGIALKLTDLRKKLSLDLIVANGENASSGVGLSLKNAKELLECGIDVLTSGNHIWKFQNLYSYLNSCDRIVRPANVAEGAPGRGWTSFRIREGLSIAVVNLQGRTFMSACECPFRCADKVLEEIPPEIKIILVDFHAEATSEKQCLSRYLDGRVSAVFGTHTHVQTNDAKILENGCGYITDAGMCGPVDSCLGLAAGPVIKRFVTGLPQKWRVAGGPVELQGVLLEVDEVTGKTVSIDAWKTDQIIGC
- the tyrS gene encoding tyrosine--tRNA ligase, translated to MNIYDELKWRGLIHQVSDEEKVREYLSTPGRSMYCGFDPTADSLHIGNLVPLLCLVRMKRAGHNPLFLLGGATGRIGDPSGKDKEREFLSIDKIEAQAANIKAQIEAFCERNTGSKAEVVNNYDWTKGISFLEMLRDVGKHFTVNWMLAKESVKGRFGREDVGISYTEFSYMLLQGFDFYHLFNEKGCQLQIGGGDQWGNITAGCELIRRKAAGEGFALTFPLITTASGKKFGKSEKGAIFLNAQMTSPYAFYQFWINTDDRDVINFLKFFTFLTEEEIAELEKSHAEAPHMRIAHKRLAEETTIMIHGKEELEKVQAATVALFGGGDVKSVDSATLREAMEAAPGIEYTADAIPDIPQILIDLGLAKSKGQARKDITAGGLYINNERVSDPEYVPAEADFIGGEVLLIRKGKKSYGLVTRK